One window of the Klebsiella oxytoca genome contains the following:
- a CDS encoding AAA family ATPase, producing MLLIFGGLPGTGKSTIARLLAIRLKAVWLRIDSIEQSLIRAKTLAMGEMGPAGYLVAYSIAADNLRLGNTVIADSVNSIAITRQAWREVATDTDAPFLEIEFTCSDQTQHRHRVENREADISGHILPDWQKVITREYEPWRSASLTLDTSLMTAEEVVEKILQHIESRSVSS from the coding sequence ATGTTATTGATCTTTGGCGGACTGCCCGGTACCGGTAAATCAACCATTGCCCGTCTTCTGGCCATCAGGTTGAAAGCTGTCTGGTTACGTATTGATTCAATTGAACAATCTTTGATTCGCGCGAAAACTCTCGCCATGGGAGAGATGGGCCCGGCCGGATATCTGGTGGCGTACTCTATTGCTGCGGATAACCTCAGGCTGGGAAATACCGTGATTGCCGACTCGGTTAATTCCATCGCCATTACCCGGCAGGCCTGGAGAGAAGTGGCGACTGATACTGACGCGCCTTTTCTGGAGATAGAATTTACCTGCTCCGATCAAACGCAGCACCGACATCGCGTTGAAAATCGTGAAGCGGATATTAGCGGGCATATCTTGCCGGACTGGCAAAAGGTCATTACCCGTGAGTACGAACCCTGGCGCTCCGCCAGCCTCACTCTGGACACATCTTTAATGACAGCCGAAGAGGTGGTAGAGAAGATCCTTCAGCATATTGAGTCGCGCTCGGTGAGTTCATGA
- a CDS encoding VOC family protein yields MRELINNIAHIGYQVSDLMRSLAFYEPLGFKRQQRFSKPSPQGTIEVAFIEMGGAVLELYQLPAGTPFDAPRCGIDHLALKVSDLNAVQKRLEALGYPLDEGPIEEDNVRFLLIRGPDGERLEFDAFKH; encoded by the coding sequence ATGCGCGAACTTATCAACAATATTGCCCATATCGGCTATCAGGTCAGCGACTTAATGCGTTCGCTGGCATTCTACGAACCGCTGGGTTTTAAGCGCCAGCAGCGGTTTAGCAAACCCTCGCCGCAGGGCACCATTGAAGTCGCTTTTATTGAAATGGGGGGCGCTGTTCTCGAGCTGTACCAGCTTCCCGCAGGAACGCCGTTCGACGCTCCTCGCTGCGGTATCGATCATCTGGCGCTTAAGGTCAGCGATCTTAATGCCGTTCAGAAGCGACTTGAAGCGCTCGGCTATCCGCTGGATGAAGGGCCGATAGAAGAAGACAACGTGCGCTTCCTGCTGATTCGCGGCCCCGATGGTGAACGGCTCGAGTTCGATGCGTTTAAACATTAA
- a CDS encoding MFS transporter, whose product MLAPTDQDLSLAIRKSIRRIIPMVTLMFILAYLDRSNIGFAKQEFQLDTGLSDAAYAFGAGIFFIGYALFEVPSNILLYRIGARVWLARIMVTWGLVSAAMMFAHTESVFIFLRFLLGVSEAGFFPGVILYLTFWFPQHIRARVTGYFLFGAPLAFIIGGPLSGSLLSLEGTVLAFGLHGWQLMFLVEGLLASAVGIWVFFYLDDRPDNATWLTKQEKAALNQTLNQEEQAKLAHGPKSVWQALLDVRVLYLCLIWFTVQVCGYGIYFFLPTQIATLMGTKVGLLVGFVTAIPPLCAAIAVYYVPRISERLQERRYVASITFMSGAIGIAVSGLADSIPLIAIVALCVAAAGHLAMQPLYWTFPSSYLGGAAAASGIALINSMGNLGGFVAPNLRVWAEHTFHSAQAGLYFLALVTAMGSLMILALRRFGIEKPMNTQPATHKLPVSE is encoded by the coding sequence ATGCTCGCCCCTACCGATCAGGATTTATCACTGGCAATCCGTAAATCCATCCGTCGGATCATCCCGATGGTTACGTTGATGTTTATTCTGGCCTATCTGGATCGTTCCAACATTGGCTTTGCCAAACAAGAGTTTCAGCTGGACACCGGCCTGAGCGATGCGGCTTACGCTTTCGGCGCCGGTATCTTCTTTATCGGCTATGCGCTGTTCGAAGTCCCCAGCAATATACTGCTGTATCGTATCGGCGCTCGCGTCTGGCTTGCGCGTATTATGGTGACCTGGGGCCTCGTGTCCGCGGCGATGATGTTCGCCCACACGGAGTCGGTTTTTATCTTTTTACGCTTCCTGCTTGGCGTCAGCGAAGCAGGTTTCTTCCCCGGGGTCATTCTTTATCTGACCTTCTGGTTCCCGCAGCATATCCGCGCACGCGTTACCGGCTATTTTCTGTTTGGCGCACCGCTTGCGTTTATCATCGGTGGCCCGCTTTCAGGTTCTCTCCTGTCGCTTGAGGGGACGGTGCTGGCGTTTGGCCTGCACGGTTGGCAGCTGATGTTCCTCGTTGAGGGATTGCTCGCTTCTGCCGTCGGAATCTGGGTTTTCTTCTATCTTGACGATCGCCCTGATAACGCCACCTGGCTGACAAAACAGGAAAAAGCGGCGCTTAACCAAACGCTGAATCAGGAAGAGCAGGCCAAACTTGCTCACGGGCCAAAAAGTGTGTGGCAAGCACTGCTGGATGTACGCGTGCTTTATTTATGTCTGATCTGGTTTACGGTGCAGGTATGCGGGTATGGGATCTACTTCTTCCTGCCGACGCAAATCGCCACGCTGATGGGCACTAAAGTTGGCCTACTGGTCGGTTTCGTTACCGCTATTCCGCCGCTGTGCGCTGCTATCGCGGTGTACTACGTGCCGCGTATTTCGGAAAGGCTACAGGAACGTCGTTATGTTGCCTCTATCACCTTTATGTCGGGGGCAATCGGAATTGCCGTTTCCGGTCTGGCGGACAGTATTCCGCTGATTGCCATTGTTGCCCTGTGTGTCGCCGCTGCCGGGCATCTGGCGATGCAGCCGCTGTACTGGACCTTCCCTTCCTCATATCTTGGCGGCGCGGCAGCCGCTTCCGGCATCGCGTTAATTAACTCGATGGGAAATCTGGGGGGATTTGTTGCGCCAAATCTGCGCGTCTGGGCGGAGCATACTTTTCATTCCGCACAGGCAGGGCTCTACTTTCTCGCCCTGGTAACGGCTATGGGCAGTCTGATGATTCTGGCGCTGCGTCGATTCGGCATTGAAAAACCGATGAATACTCAGCCAGCAACGCATAAATTACCGGTCAGTGAATAA
- a CDS encoding ribokinase: MSGKVCVFGSFNFDMVARVERFPVPGESLVACASMTSAGGKGANQATAALKAGANVHYIGKIGHDTFGQFARRHLKSVGFNAVTLLVAESVPTGNALIYVAGNDAENMIAVDPGANMTVTDDEIAGCIPAIGCADVVLVQLENNLSAIEQVVDAAQRAGVFVVLNPAPWQAVDKAFLSKVDLLTPNATEARLMTGCRADDLAGAAEAADVLHVQGARNVIITLGAKGALLSEQGVKTHIPCFPSHPRDTTGAGDAFNGALAARLACGEPLHKAAQFAAAYAAVSVEKQGASSLPEYQEAQERLLRAASDYEMA, translated from the coding sequence ATGTCAGGAAAAGTCTGTGTTTTTGGTTCGTTCAATTTCGACATGGTCGCCAGAGTTGAGCGTTTCCCCGTGCCGGGCGAGTCGTTAGTGGCATGCGCAAGCATGACCAGCGCCGGAGGAAAAGGGGCGAATCAGGCCACCGCCGCGCTAAAAGCGGGGGCGAATGTCCACTACATCGGCAAGATTGGTCATGATACGTTCGGTCAATTTGCCCGCCGCCATCTGAAAAGCGTGGGTTTTAATGCCGTAACGCTGCTGGTCGCGGAGTCCGTCCCTACCGGCAATGCGCTGATTTATGTTGCCGGCAATGACGCCGAAAATATGATTGCCGTCGATCCCGGCGCGAATATGACGGTCACGGACGATGAAATCGCCGGCTGCATTCCCGCCATCGGCTGCGCGGATGTGGTTCTGGTTCAGCTGGAGAACAATCTTTCCGCCATTGAACAGGTCGTTGATGCCGCTCAGCGGGCCGGCGTCTTCGTGGTGCTCAACCCCGCCCCCTGGCAGGCCGTGGATAAAGCCTTTCTGAGTAAAGTCGATTTGCTCACCCCGAACGCGACGGAAGCCAGATTAATGACCGGCTGTCGGGCTGACGATCTGGCTGGCGCTGCAGAAGCGGCCGATGTTCTGCATGTTCAGGGCGCACGCAACGTCATTATCACGCTTGGCGCCAAGGGCGCGCTGCTGAGCGAGCAAGGCGTGAAAACCCATATCCCCTGCTTTCCTTCTCATCCCCGCGATACCACCGGCGCAGGAGATGCGTTCAACGGCGCGCTGGCGGCGCGGCTTGCCTGCGGCGAGCCGCTGCACAAAGCGGCCCAGTTTGCGGCGGCCTACGCCGCGGTCAGCGTCGAAAAGCAGGGCGCGTCATCTTTACCTGAGTACCAGGAGGCACAAGAACGGCTTTTACGTGCCGCCTCTGATTATGAAATGGCATAA
- the fucP gene encoding L-fucose:H+ symporter permease: MSTLITDKVDKAAVHNEKLDTSAYLPHTPWLQFLLVCCLFALWGMAGNLNDILIAQFKKGFDLTDTQTALVQSIFFLGYFFVALPAAALIKRYSYKAAIIIGLCLYALGCFLFVPAAQIMTYGAFLACLGVIACGLSFLETSANTYSSLLGPIQSSTQRINFSQIFNSLGVISGVLIGQVMVFGENDPSHEQLLAMPAAAADAARHQMVGQVVGPYLIIGSVLVVLALVFVFVKFPSCKGTQSQQQAPAESMGPTLKRLFAIPRFRLGILSQFLYVGAQVGVWSFTIRFVQLVQEGTSEHSATYWLLASLVIYAVGKTIATWLMNRLNPALLLGTFALAATVLLLIAVFSSSMLAVYALILVSFCMAPCWPTNFGLVIKGMGKDTQTAGSIVVMSIIGGAVIPLVMGIISDMNGGNMQIAFIAPLLCFVYVAFYGFWCVRKGV, encoded by the coding sequence ATGAGTACGCTAATAACGGATAAGGTCGATAAAGCGGCGGTCCACAATGAAAAACTGGATACCAGCGCCTATTTACCGCATACCCCCTGGCTGCAGTTTTTACTGGTCTGTTGCCTGTTTGCGCTATGGGGGATGGCGGGCAACCTGAATGATATTTTGATTGCCCAGTTTAAAAAGGGTTTCGATTTAACGGATACGCAGACCGCGCTGGTACAGTCGATTTTTTTCCTCGGCTACTTTTTTGTCGCTCTGCCCGCGGCGGCGCTGATTAAGCGATATTCCTATAAAGCGGCAATTATTATAGGACTATGCCTGTACGCTCTGGGCTGTTTCCTTTTCGTACCCGCCGCACAGATCATGACCTACGGCGCTTTCCTCGCCTGCCTGGGAGTGATTGCCTGCGGACTCTCTTTCCTGGAAACGTCTGCGAATACCTACTCGAGCCTGCTGGGCCCGATTCAATCCTCCACCCAGCGCATTAACTTTTCGCAGATCTTCAACTCCCTCGGCGTTATTTCCGGCGTGCTGATTGGTCAGGTGATGGTTTTCGGCGAAAACGACCCGAGCCATGAACAGCTGCTGGCGATGCCCGCTGCCGCCGCGGACGCCGCGCGCCATCAGATGGTAGGTCAGGTGGTTGGCCCTTATCTGATTATCGGCTCCGTGCTGGTGGTGCTGGCGCTGGTATTTGTGTTTGTTAAATTTCCATCATGCAAGGGCACCCAGTCTCAGCAGCAGGCTCCGGCGGAGAGCATGGGACCCACGCTGAAACGCCTGTTTGCCATTCCGCGTTTTCGCCTTGGGATCCTGTCGCAGTTTTTGTACGTCGGCGCCCAGGTAGGCGTATGGAGCTTTACGATTCGCTTTGTGCAGCTCGTACAGGAGGGAACCAGCGAGCACTCCGCCACCTACTGGCTGCTGGCTTCTCTGGTGATTTACGCCGTGGGAAAAACCATTGCCACCTGGCTGATGAACCGTCTGAATCCGGCGCTACTGCTCGGCACCTTTGCCCTGGCCGCTACCGTCCTTTTATTGATTGCCGTATTCAGCAGCTCAATGCTGGCGGTCTATGCGCTGATTCTGGTGAGCTTCTGCATGGCGCCATGCTGGCCGACTAACTTTGGTCTGGTCATTAAAGGCATGGGGAAAGATACCCAGACCGCAGGCTCGATAGTGGTGATGTCAATTATCGGCGGCGCGGTTATTCCGCTGGTGATGGGCATTATCTCTGATATGAACGGCGGCAATATGCAAATCGCCTTTATCGCCCCGCTCTTATGCTTTGTGTATGTCGCTTTCTATGGTTTCTGGTGCGTGCGTAAGGGGGTATAA
- a CDS encoding nucleoside 2-deoxyribosyltransferase — MVNIYIASPFFSDDQIARVQRVEQALTANKTVDKFFSPRLADPDNLEYGSLPWRDFIFKNDIKHLDEATVVVAVVDFFDDHVDSGTAYEIGYAHAFKKPLIIVQEKGNKLNLMISESLTYYTQSAEELESYDFTQLKKNIFTGDVF, encoded by the coding sequence ATGGTAAATATTTATATTGCGAGCCCTTTTTTCAGCGACGATCAAATTGCACGGGTGCAGCGAGTGGAACAGGCGCTGACCGCAAACAAAACGGTGGATAAATTTTTCTCACCCCGCCTCGCTGACCCGGACAACCTGGAATACGGCAGCCTACCCTGGCGCGACTTCATCTTTAAGAACGATATCAAACACCTCGATGAAGCGACGGTAGTCGTTGCCGTAGTTGATTTCTTTGACGATCACGTCGACAGCGGTACGGCATATGAAATCGGCTATGCCCACGCATTTAAAAAGCCGCTGATTATCGTTCAGGAAAAAGGGAATAAGCTAAACCTGATGATTTCAGAAAGCCTGACCTACTATACCCAAAGCGCTGAAGAGTTAGAGAGTTACGACTTTACCCAGCTTAAAAAGAATATTTTTACCGGCGACGTTTTCTGA
- a CDS encoding Crp/Fnr family transcriptional regulator, which produces MVKILAVAPSHDLVISSEEINHILLGSSWFRALPDYLVEQIMSRAGLYQYDNGEIIHYRGDESLGFYAVITGSVKVSTVSADGRECIFRYLSPGNWFGEIGMIDKSLRTHDARAIGKTTLLTLKPSDVEFLLQNYPIFHRFMALLLCKVVRNAFTMLHDSTLLSVSARLAKRLVSLSEGYGEPHERGVLINLYLTQDDLATIINTTRQTINKRLVAWEKLGWIDAKYGKILIVNINALRQLYADEDE; this is translated from the coding sequence ATGGTTAAGATATTGGCCGTAGCACCGTCGCATGATCTCGTCATTTCGTCGGAGGAGATCAACCATATTCTGCTTGGTAGCAGTTGGTTTCGAGCGCTACCGGACTATCTCGTTGAACAGATTATGTCCCGCGCCGGTTTGTATCAGTACGATAATGGGGAGATCATTCACTACCGCGGTGATGAATCGCTTGGCTTCTATGCGGTCATCACCGGTTCCGTAAAGGTAAGTACCGTTTCTGCTGACGGCAGAGAATGTATTTTCCGCTATCTCTCTCCGGGCAACTGGTTCGGCGAAATTGGCATGATCGATAAATCCCTCCGAACCCACGACGCCAGGGCGATCGGTAAAACCACACTTCTGACACTCAAACCCAGCGATGTTGAATTCCTTCTGCAAAATTACCCAATTTTTCATCGATTTATGGCGTTACTGCTGTGTAAAGTGGTACGTAATGCCTTCACTATGCTGCATGACAGCACGCTTTTATCGGTTTCTGCCCGCCTGGCAAAGCGGCTAGTGAGTTTGTCTGAGGGATATGGTGAGCCGCACGAACGGGGGGTATTAATCAATCTCTACCTGACGCAGGACGATCTGGCGACAATCATTAACACGACCCGCCAGACTATCAACAAACGGCTGGTCGCGTGGGAAAAGTTAGGCTGGATAGACGCTAAGTACGGCAAAATTCTAATCGTCAATATCAATGCGCTCAGGCAGCTATATGCTGATGAAGACGAATAG
- a CDS encoding OFA family MFS transporter has product MAQMNENIATAPVSPLREFFAKPRIIARPGFNRWLVPPAALAVHLCIGMAYGFSVYWLPMSQLIGGSESLQCPVNMSFWQQLFTRDCDWKISMLGWTYTLFFVFLGCSAALWGSWLEKVGPRLVSFIATLCWCGGLLLSSVAIYFHQLWLLWLGAGVIGGVGLGLGYISPVSTLLRWFPDKRGMAAGMAIMGFGGGALVGAPLANALMNYFAGPEGNGVWQSILALAAIYALFMLGGTFGYRLPPMGWHPSGEKAQKTIRNNSTIQVHVHVACRTPQFWLLWMVLWLNVTAGIGILGMASPMLQEIFAGKLLSLDLSWHELNGEQLKRIATMAAGFTGLLSLFNILGRFFWASVSDLCGRKMTFAMIFCLGAVLYGTLPLVNHGGYIALYVCAMCIIISMYGGGFASIPAYLADIFGSQMVGAIHGRLLTAWSAAGISGPVLVNYLREYQLTHGVSPERVYDITLMVLTALLVIGFICNQLVRPLTQDHAMTAEQQQQAKGLYTINKDAQLTWEPRPSTLLLTASWVAVSVPLLWGIGTTLQQAVKFFM; this is encoded by the coding sequence ATGGCGCAAATGAATGAAAATATCGCGACCGCACCGGTCTCTCCGCTACGCGAGTTCTTCGCGAAACCACGTATTATCGCCAGGCCCGGCTTTAACCGCTGGCTGGTGCCGCCGGCGGCGCTGGCCGTTCATCTCTGTATCGGTATGGCCTATGGATTTTCGGTTTACTGGCTGCCCATGTCGCAGTTAATAGGAGGAAGCGAGTCCCTACAATGCCCGGTCAATATGTCGTTCTGGCAGCAGCTGTTTACCCGCGATTGCGACTGGAAAATCTCCATGCTGGGTTGGACCTACACGCTGTTTTTTGTTTTTCTCGGCTGTTCAGCCGCGCTGTGGGGCAGCTGGCTTGAGAAGGTTGGGCCACGGCTGGTCAGTTTTATTGCCACGCTATGCTGGTGCGGCGGCCTGCTGCTATCAAGCGTCGCTATCTATTTCCATCAGCTATGGCTGTTATGGCTGGGGGCCGGGGTTATCGGCGGTGTGGGCCTCGGGCTGGGCTATATTTCACCGGTTTCGACGTTGTTACGCTGGTTTCCCGATAAGCGCGGCATGGCGGCCGGAATGGCCATTATGGGTTTTGGCGGCGGAGCGCTGGTCGGGGCTCCGCTGGCAAACGCGCTGATGAACTACTTCGCCGGCCCGGAGGGTAACGGCGTGTGGCAGAGCATCCTGGCGCTGGCCGCGATTTATGCGCTGTTTATGCTCGGCGGCACCTTTGGCTATCGCCTGCCGCCAATGGGCTGGCATCCTTCGGGTGAAAAGGCGCAAAAAACCATCCGCAATAATTCAACGATTCAGGTCCACGTTCACGTCGCCTGTCGTACCCCGCAGTTCTGGCTGCTGTGGATGGTACTGTGGCTAAACGTGACCGCGGGTATCGGTATCCTCGGTATGGCCTCGCCGATGCTGCAGGAGATCTTTGCCGGTAAGCTGCTATCGCTCGATCTGAGCTGGCATGAACTTAACGGCGAACAGCTAAAACGCATTGCGACCATGGCCGCCGGATTTACCGGTCTGCTCAGCCTGTTTAACATTCTGGGGCGTTTTTTCTGGGCATCGGTATCCGACCTGTGCGGGCGCAAAATGACCTTTGCGATGATTTTCTGCCTGGGCGCCGTGCTGTACGGTACGTTGCCGCTGGTGAATCACGGCGGCTATATCGCGCTATACGTCTGCGCGATGTGCATTATCATTTCGATGTACGGCGGAGGGTTTGCCAGCATTCCCGCTTATCTGGCCGACATATTTGGTTCACAGATGGTTGGCGCGATTCATGGACGCCTGTTGACCGCCTGGTCGGCTGCGGGGATCAGCGGCCCGGTTCTGGTGAACTATCTGCGCGAATATCAGCTGACCCACGGCGTCTCGCCTGAGCGCGTCTATGATATCACGCTGATGGTCCTGACCGCCCTGCTGGTCATTGGCTTTATCTGTAATCAGCTGGTGCGTCCGCTTACGCAAGACCATGCAATGACCGCCGAACAGCAGCAACAGGCGAAAGGTCTGTATACCATTAACAAGGATGCTCAGCTTACGTGGGAGCCCCGTCCGTCAACGCTGCTGTTGACCGCAAGCTGGGTAGCGGTCAGCGTTCCGCTTTTATGGGGAATAGGTACTACGCTACAGCAGGCCGTGAAGTTTTTTATGTAG
- a CDS encoding mandelate racemase/muconate lactonizing enzyme family protein, with protein sequence MKITKLTTFIMHVPVTKNIIGDSTHSITHWGMPGVMIETDTGLVGYGYTGTHADITTDRLITTIIQDVFGPMLIGEDASEVRYLHRKMSRSSTNIWVGRGGLMQMALSAIDIALWDLKAKRVEQPLWKVFGGSKNTRVLAYNTDCGWLVRDTAELVDDCKKMIFEEGFNAIKMKIGKPDPREDLKRIEAVRKAIGDDVNLMVDANAKWDISIAKQYGSRLADFDITWFEEPMWHDDVASHRTLAEHINTPIALGELLYQFDSFKEFVLAGAVDYLQPDATRCGGLTAVWEIADLGQAFNLPVTPHHGDMMQAQLHLVMAHPSCSLLEFIPWTLDCFVDPVEVKEGYYSLPTEPGAGTTLRQEALERFSVR encoded by the coding sequence ATGAAAATAACCAAACTCACCACCTTTATTATGCACGTGCCGGTTACGAAAAATATTATCGGCGACTCAACCCATAGCATTACCCATTGGGGAATGCCGGGGGTGATGATCGAAACGGACACCGGTCTTGTTGGCTATGGCTATACCGGAACCCATGCCGATATCACCACCGACCGCCTTATCACCACCATCATTCAGGACGTTTTTGGTCCAATGCTGATCGGCGAGGACGCCAGTGAAGTTCGTTATCTGCATCGTAAGATGTCTCGCAGTTCGACAAATATCTGGGTCGGTCGTGGCGGCTTGATGCAAATGGCGCTCTCAGCCATTGATATCGCGCTGTGGGATCTCAAAGCAAAAAGAGTGGAGCAGCCGCTGTGGAAAGTCTTTGGCGGTTCGAAAAATACCCGTGTCCTCGCTTATAACACCGACTGTGGCTGGCTGGTCCGCGATACGGCGGAACTGGTTGATGACTGCAAAAAAATGATTTTTGAAGAAGGGTTTAATGCCATCAAAATGAAAATCGGTAAGCCGGATCCGCGGGAAGATCTCAAACGCATTGAGGCGGTCAGAAAGGCGATTGGCGATGATGTGAATCTGATGGTCGACGCGAACGCAAAATGGGATATCAGTATCGCCAAGCAGTACGGTTCCCGGCTGGCTGACTTCGATATCACCTGGTTTGAAGAACCGATGTGGCACGACGACGTCGCGAGCCATCGTACCCTGGCTGAACATATCAACACGCCAATTGCGCTGGGCGAGCTGCTCTATCAGTTTGATTCTTTCAAAGAGTTTGTGCTGGCAGGCGCTGTGGATTACCTGCAGCCTGATGCAACACGTTGCGGGGGGCTGACGGCAGTATGGGAAATTGCCGATCTTGGTCAGGCTTTCAATCTGCCGGTAACGCCACATCACGGTGACATGATGCAGGCGCAGCTGCATCTGGTTATGGCGCATCCTTCATGCTCGCTGCTGGAGTTTATCCCCTGGACGCTGGACTGCTTCGTCGATCCGGTTGAGGTCAAAGAGGGTTACTACTCTCTGCCCACCGAGCCTGGCGCAGGCACCACCCTTCGCCAGGAGGCTCTTGAACGCTTTAGCGTACGATAA